The genomic segment CTTCATTATGAGCTATGCAAATTGCGGCGGCTCTTCCCATCATGGAAAGTACACACAACATGGGCAATTAGTGAATCGAGAGTACCTCATGCTCGACGAAgtcaaaaaagaaaaagaaaaagcaccttaaaaagatatcgAATTGGTTACTTTCATGCATCCGCCGATAATCGAAATCGGGTCCCTTGCTAACCGCGGAGAGTCATGGAAGGCAAGGATGATAACCACTACACTACAGATGCTGGTGAAAATTGCACCGGGTTTGGCACCTATGGATCATTGAGCCAGGTCAGGCAGGAAGGATCGGCTTGTGGTCCGTGCCCCAATCTCAAACTTCAGGCAGGCGTTCCTCATCCTCACTCTTTCGTCTCTGTCCAGCTTCAGACGGAAATCAGAAATCATAGACGGAAGAGAAAGTCACGCCTTTAAACTTTCATCTAGAGCTATTTTGAATATTCCTTTGTCATTTCTTTATATGCTCTAGGCTGACACCATTCCAGCTCCCTACCAAGGACGTCAATCTATGCCGTAATCGGCGGAAACTCGGCCTGCAAGGCACAGCAGCGCGAGTACGACATGATCCCACGACGTATTATCACCGACTGGAACATTTCACCATCAGCCAAACTATCCATAACCAATCTTCAGGAGGCTAAGCGTTGCGTGACATACCTTCTAATGGCACCAAGCAACCCATTCGGTGACCAACTGCGGCAGTTATTACAGACTGACCTCCAGGGCGCACTGCACTGCCCGCGCGCTAAGTAGCCGAACGTGCCCAGCTCCGCCCCCAACACCAACGCAGCCCACTCGCAGCCAGCTCGGCCTTCTTCGCGATGTTTATCTTCAAGACACGAGACTCAACCAACCAGGTCTCGCCTCGCGACATCGTGCTTGACGAGTCTGCCTTGATCTAATCAGCTCCCGGTTGGCGGGCTACCAACCCATTTTGTCCGGGGCCAAGTTCGCAAAACGATAGAGCCGATCTTGGCCGCCGCCAATGCTATGGTAACTTTATGTGGTGTTTCTCCATACCACCTCCACGCCTCTTTCGACAGTCTAGCAGTGCAGCTGGGGCAGATTCAGCCCTGTGGTCTGTGAGCTGTCATCAGGGTGCCTCGTCGTTGATCCCCCAAAAATGGGGATCTCTTCAAGCTTGTCATGAGGCTCGGAGGAGCCGCCGACTGCACCTTGGCTTCCTTCATGCTCCGCTTTCCGCTCACGCCATGTAGAGAGACTCTTACGTTTCGTTGGTGGGATTGTTTAGATTCTCCATATCCATATCTTCCGCCAGGGCTCTGGTATGAGACACACTTCTACCTAGATAGATACTTTTCCCGCTCTTGATGGACTGTTCGGCGTGGCGTTTAGTTATTTGTGCTCTTCTCTCCGTTCTCTATCGGCGAAGAGCCAAAATCTACATCCTACCTAAGACAGCATCTTATACCCAAGTACATGACGACAACCACGTCGACCGTCGTCGAGATGGAGACTGCGACGAACGTGCCCACCCGCCTGGAAGACTACGTGGGGTTCTACGGCGACCCATTTGTGACCCTACGAGACTTTGACGATGATGAGTTGAAGCCTACTCTGCCCATCACCAACAAAGAAATAACAGCTCAGAATCCCGCCGATGAGAATGAAGCAAACGAGGCGAATTCAATACAAGAGGGtgaggatgaggatgaggCCCGGTGGACTGAATACAACCCGCCAGCGTCCCTCAGAACAGCGCCAAACCTCACTAACACGGTAGCCCTCGAGATCCTCCAGGTCTCCATCGAGAACCTTCAGGCAAGAGCCGCCGAGGAAAATCAGCGGCGGCAGCTAGAGGAAGATGAGAAACAGCGGGAAGCCGAAGCAGCAACCGCAAACGACGAGGGAGACGGCACGGTAAAGGAGCCGTATCTTCCCATCATCATCACTAGTCCGGACGGAGAACCCGGTCCATCGTCGGCGCTCGAAACGGAAGAAGTTGATAATGTCGAAGATCTCAAGCTGTTTCCCGAGATGACGGGAGCGGGCGAGGGCAATACCCTGTCACAGGGGCTCATCGTCTTGCCATTCCAGCCCAAGAAAAGAAGCCGCTTCGCCCTGACGAGAATCTTGCAAAAGATTGGTGAAAAGGATGTTGCGAAGGAGACGTCCCTTTTCGGTGGTAACTCGAGCAAGACGAGCCTGGAAGCAGCAGTGTCTGATGAACCCGCTTCTACTGTCACAGAAAAGCAAAAGAAAGCTCCTGTTACTGTGTAAGTCGCATCCCCCTTAACCCCTTTTCCAACACTGAACCCATTCTCGACATCTAACACCAAACCCACCAGCGAATGCGTCTCCTGCCTTGACGACTTCAGCCCAAAGAAAGTCATCAAAGTCACATGCCACAGCTACTGCCCCGACTGCTTCGAACGCCTCATCTCCACCGCCGTCCAAAACGAACAACACTGGCCCCCCAAATGCTGCCTCAACCCGATCCCAACCCGCCTCTACCTCCGCAAGATCTCCCCCGACCTGGCAAAGACCTGCAAAGACCGCGCCGCCGAGTGGGCCATCCCCGTCGCCGACCGCATCTACTGCGCCGAACCGCCCTGCGGCCTCTGGGTGCGCCCCGAACACGTCGACGCCGCATCCCGCGTGGCCCGGTGCCGCGACGGACACCGCAGCTGCAGCATGTGCCGGGGACCCCACCACGCCAACGACGCAGACTGCCCGCTCGACCGGGACCTCGCGCTGACGAACGCCCTCGCCGCGGAGGAAGGGTGGCAGCACTGCGGCCGGTGCCAGGCGCTCGTCGAGCACCGCGAGGCGTGCCAGCACATGACGTGCCGGTGCGGCTACCAGTTCTGCTACGTCTGCGGCCTGCGGTGGCGGACGTGCACTTGCACCATGAACCAGCTCGAACTCATCAAGAACGGGGCCGCGGCGCGGCGGCGGGAGAGGTTGCGGCGCGAGGCCGAGGCCGAAGAGGAGCTCCGCGACGCGCTGCGGCAGATTGAGGAGTTTGAGCGCGAGGAGGCGCTGAAAGCCGAGTTGCTGCGTCTCGAGATGGAGAGGCTTGAAGAAGAG from the Colletotrichum lupini chromosome 3, complete sequence genome contains:
- a CDS encoding IBR domain-containing protein, encoding MTTTTSTVVEMETATNVPTRLEDYVGFYGDPFVTLRDFDDDELKPTLPITNKEITAQNPADENEANEANSIQEGEDEDEARWTEYNPPASLRTAPNLTNTVALEILQVSIENLQARAAEENQRRQLEEDEKQREAEAATANDEGDGTVKEPYLPIIITSPDGEPGPSSALETEEVDNVEDLKLFPEMTGAGEGNTLSQGLIVLPFQPKKRSRFALTRILQKIGEKDVAKETSLFGGNSSKTSLEAAVSDEPASTVTEKQKKAPVTVECVSCLDDFSPKKVIKVTCHSYCPDCFERLISTAVQNEQHWPPKCCLNPIPTRLYLRKISPDLAKTCKDRAAEWAIPVADRIYCAEPPCGLWVRPEHVDAASRVARCRDGHRSCSMCRGPHHANDADCPLDRDLALTNALAAEEGWQHCGRCQALVEHREACQHMTCRCGYQFCYVCGLRWRTCTCTMNQLELIKNGAAARRRERLRREAEAEEELRDALRQIEEFEREEALKAELLRLEMERLEEEARIAWEEERARLESLRRYEVEVRFQELRELLDQIHDLQEFLVRYQHDKEKELAANEEAMSTAELESKQEVEQRALVEAAADKLAARVKSLTAEYAARVLAEQRTEETYLRQLESFFADRPSSEARIEVLMREFRGTMDKGWRAWERWRDEEVARHKLKVEEERTIREEIMYSVRMRHEERLERARAELERRQAAEIKWVTLVFAERRRMLDVMERAELEGEGVERNEALVGVRDDEAGSS